The genomic stretch CAGCCTACCGGCCCGCCGGGGAAGCTTCGGGCGGGAGTCCGGATGAACCGAACCCCCGCCAAGCCGACGTCAGGCGACTTCTGAGTCCTGCTCGAACTCGGCAGTTCGCAGCGCCTCGTCCTTGCGCGGGCGACCACGGCCGCGCTTGCGGTCGATGACTCGCCCGCGATCAAACAGGTGACCGCCCCACACTCCCCAAGGCTCACCACGGTTCTGCGCTCCCTCGAGGCATACCAGCCGCAGCACGCAGGGCCCGCAGATCGCCTTCGCCTCCGCAATCTCCTGCGGCTCCTCGCTGAAGAACAGATGGAGCAGACGCGCGTCACCCGAAGAGCACTCCGCGCGGCTCCAGCACAACGTTTCGGTCGCCTCCACCAGTTCCACCTCCTTCGTTTGTCCCGGCCGTTTGGTCCGGTGCGTTCATGTCTGAAAAAACAGAAAGGCCATCGGTTTTCCGATGGCCCGGTCTCGTGGGTGTTGCGGTTCTCTAGTCGAGTCCCCCCTCGGTACCGGGCCCGGGCTTCGGGTGCTTCGAAACGGCCGTCGCAGGCATACGAAGAGCCGACGACTTCGCGTCGTTCGCCTTCGTAGCCTGGTAGCCGAGAATCATTTCGTCGCTCCTTGGGGGGCCTTGCGCCCGAGTTGACGCAGTATGCCAGCGCCACCGCACCCCGTCAACGGAATAACCCCCGTCGGTCGGCGCCGGGCGCGCTAACCGGCGATTTGTCCGAACACCAGCGCCGTAACGATGGCTGTGGCGACGATTAGCCAGGAAAGACCGAGCCACAGGCCGGCCGTCGCCCGCCCGCGTCCAGACTTCGGCGCCGCGCCGGCGTCGATCCGGGCGCGCGCCCTCACACCCAAAGCGACGGCGATCGGCGCAGTCACGAAGCCGGTGAACAACCCAATGAAGATCAGAACCAGCCCCCAGGTGACAATGCCGAGCACCATGGCGCTCGTCGCCGTCGCCGAGGTGTCCTGCGGAGCCGCCTGCGCGGCGACGACGATCGGCACAACGGGCGCGCGCGGGGCTGCGGCCACGCCCTGAAGCGCCGACAAGGCCGGACTCGCCGCGACGAGTTCGGCAACAGGCTGGTCAACCTGCTCGGCAACGGGCTCAGCGACGGGGGTGCCGCACTCCGTGCAAAAGCGCGCCGGCGCTTTCAGCAACGCTCCGCACACACCACACCCGAGCGACGAACTCATCCCAGCCACAGGTATCCCAATCCCGCGCGCGCCGGCATACCGAACTCGCGACGCACTTGCTCGAGCATGGAACCGCGCCCCAGCCCGGACAGCTTTGCGCCGAGCATGTACCCGAGGCCGAACGGCGGCCAGGTGTAACGCACGACCTCCACGTCGGCGTCTTCCGGCACGTCGGCAAGAGCCTTCGCGCGCGCAACGGCGTCGTCATACCCGCCGACTTCGTCGACCAATCCGAGGCGCTTGGCCTCCGATCCGCTGAATACGCGCCCGTCTGCGAACGCGCGCACCTTCTCGGGCGAAATCCCCCGGCCGTCGGACACAACCCCCACGAAATGGCCGTAGGCCTCGTCTACCATTCCCTGCAAGAGTCGCTGCTCCGCCGTCGTCATGTCGCGGAACGGCGAACCGATGTCCTTGAACTCGCCGCTCTTGATCACCACCATCCGCGCGCCGAGCTTTTCGGCTGTCCCGGAGACGTTCGGAAACTCCGCGATCACGCCGATGCTGCCGGTAATGGTGTCCGCGTGCGCGACGATCTTGGTCGCCGCCGTCGCGATGTAGTAGCCACCTGAGGCCGCGACGCCGTCCATCAAGACGATCACCGGCATGTCCTTTGCGACCTCACGAACGGCGGTGTGAATCTCCTCGCTTGCGACGACGGAGCCCCCCGGCGTATCCATCCGGATGATCACCGCCCGAACGCTCTCGTCTTCGGCCGCTTGACGCAACTGCCCGACATAGTCGTCGGAACCGAACTCCGGACCACCCGACGGCGCGAAGAACGCCCCCGATCCGGACACAATCTCGCCGGTCATATCGATCATGGCGATCTTCTCGCCACGCCCCGAAACGTGAGCCTCGTCCCAACTCGACTCGATGTACGCGGGTCCGACGCTGGAAATACCGAGAATAGCGACCCCGGCCATGAGCGTTGCTACCCACAGGACCAAACCGACGACGAGCAACACCATGCCGCGATTGCGTCGCGGCCGCGCGACAGAAGTTTCCATGGCCGCAGTATGCTCGACGCGCTCCCCGCAGCCAACGAACTCGGAAGGCGCGCGCCCTTGGGAACCGTTTGAAACGCGCATCCGTCAAACTCCAGAGCACCAAACGAGGAGGAGATCGTGAGAACGCGCATCGCTTGGTTTGCCGCCTTGGCCGTGGTCTTCGCCGTGCCGGGAGCTGCCGGGGCGCAGGTTTCCGGTGAATCCGGCGGCACCGAGCCCGGGCACGCAGGCGGGCGCATCGACGTCGCTTCCGTCCGGATGACGGCAGGCGGCAAGGATGTATCCACGGCCCCCGTCGATCGCGAGATCGAATTGCACGTGACGCTCATGAACTACTCCGAGAACACCGCGCAAGACGTAGCGATGCGCCTGGACTCGGGCACCGAAGGCGTCCGCATGACGCAATCAAACGCATCGTTCGGAACCATCGCCGCTGGGGCGACGGCGACGGGCGTTTACGCGTTCCAAGTCGCGCGCGCGGCCTGCACGGGATGGGCAGGCTTCGTCGGCTCGATCGTCTCGTCGCTGGGTGAAGACGTCACGAAGTTGGGCATCGAGGTTCAGTGTCCGGGGCCAAAGCTCGCAGTCGAATCCGTTCGCTACAGGGGCGGCGACGGCGATGAGATCCCCGAACCCGGAGAACGCCTCACCATCGACGTCACACTGAAGAACTACGGGATCGACCCGGCCACCGGCGTCACTGGGTCCTTGTCGGTACAGGGCCCGGTGACGGTGCGCGAGAACACCTCGCGGTGGCCGGACCTCGCCCCCGGTGCGAGCGCGGTTTCTTCGTCGCCGTTCGTCATCGAGATCGCTGCGGACGCCGAGCTCCAGCAGGACTGCGGCAACACGGGTGGCGTTCCCGTGACGAGCCTCGACACTGCCGTCTCCTCGGCGGAGACGCCGCAGACCGTACCTGCCGAGGGTGGCACGGTTGAACCCAAATCAGATGACCCCGCCGTCGAGAGCGACTACCAATCGGTGTCCTTCGAAGCGACCTTGGCCCTTGCATCCAATGAAGGCAAGTTCACCGAGGGCTTTGGAACCGCAATGGCGTGCGCCATGGCCGACGCGGCAGCCGGGCGTCCGGCCGCTCTCGGACGGGCGGAATCGACCGCGAAGGGAAGCAAAACCCCCACCGGGCGCACCGGGACGATTGTCGTCATCGTCGTGCTGACACTCGTCGCCGGAGCGGTGTTCGCGCGGTACCGCTTCAGTCGCTAAAACCCCACGCCGCCGCCGCAAGCAGCCGCCGGCTTATCGCGCGCGCGGCGGCTCCGGGCGGTCGCCGGAAACGAAACGCTCAAGTCCGGCCAGCATCTCGGGGTCTAGCAACGTCGCCCGTCCCGCGACCGCCTCCTGCGCGATTCCTTCGTCCAACACAGGATGAAACGCCGCGATCGTGGCCGCGCGATCAGCTCGCAAACTCGCTTGCGGGTAGTCCGCAATCCGCGCCGCAAGTTCAACCGCGCGCTCCAGCGCAGCCCCGTCGGCAACGACCTCTTGCACGAACCCCATGCGCAACGCTTGCGCGGCGTCGAACCGCACACCGGTCTCGATCAGATACAACGCGTTTGCCTGGCCGACAATCCGCGGAAACCGCTGCGTTCCGCCGTCGATGAACGGAACCCCCCATCGCCGATTCAGCGCGCCGAACTCAGCGTTTTGCGACGCGATGCGGAAGTCGCACCATGCCGCGAGTTCCATCCCGCCGGCGAAGCAGCAGCCGTTCACCGCGGCGATCGTCGGCTTTCCGGGATCGAGGCGGGCGAATCCGATCGGACCCGCACGATCGGTCCAGGCGTGGTCCAGCAGTTGCGACGCCGACGACAAGTCGGCTCCCGTGCAGAATGCCGTGGGACCTGCCCCGGTGACGACCAACACACGGGCCGCCGCATCGGCTGCGAACGCCGTCACACCTTCGGCGAGAGCGACGGCCGTCGGAGCGTCGATGCAATTGCGAACCTCCGGGCGGTTCAATGTGATCACGGTGACGCCGCCGCGGCGCTCGATGGAAACCGTCATTCCCCGCTCCTTCCGGTGCTCTTTTCACATCTTTGACCGGAGGCTATCAACGCGGACCTTTGGCGCGCGCAGCGTGGCATCGGCCCCTAGAAACACCCGTTAGACCTATACAGAGATCACCGCGAGCCGCCGACTGCTTTCTCAGTCGCGCAAAGACCACAATCTCGAGGCCCTCATATGTCACCATCGGAAGCAGCGCAAAGACCAGCGCAACGTGACGCAGTGGTCATTTCGCTCGAAGAGCGCCGGCGCGCGCGCGCGGCTCGACGTCGGCGCGGCCGGCTCCCGTCGCCCGGGAAGGTGTTAGTCGCGTTGAGCTTTGGGGCAGCCCTGTGCGCCGTTCTGCTTCTGCTCACGTCGCTCACCGCGCTCGCAACCTCGCGCGGCGCAGTCGGCATCATCGGCATCACCGCCGTTGCCAGCATCGTGATGTGGCCGCGCGCCGGGCGGTGGATCAGTCGGGGACAAACCCCCGACCAAGTCACCTAGCCGGACTTCCCCCCAAAGGGACCTTGCGTTTCTCGGAAGCTCCCCGACGCGGAAAGTTGGACCAATCGGTGACTTGGGCCACCCAGCGCCCCATCACTCCGAACTCCACAGCGATCGCGTACTGAATCCGCGGGGAACCCCTGACGGCTCCCGTCCCGCCTCGCTAAGCTCTTGAGCGAGGTGCGCGCCGAACACCATCGCAAGACGGGGTTCATGCTCGGCTTCGAGGAGATGGTGGGAGACACATGACCGCAGCCAGCAGCCGTCGTTCCTCGAATTTGCGAAGGCGCGCTGGGGAAGCAGCAACAACAAGACGCATAACGCGAGCCGACGGGCGATCCTTTCCGATTCTCACGCTGTTGTGGAGATCCGGAAAGCGCGGCGCTACAGCCAGTGCACGCGGTCCTTGAAGCTGTCGTCGCCAGGGTTCGATAACAGCAACTCGGTGAGAGCCCGGACGAAGCGGCTGATGGCGTCGCGACCCCTGGGCATGCTGGC from Actinomycetota bacterium encodes the following:
- a CDS encoding WhiB family transcriptional regulator, whose amino-acid sequence is MCWSRAECSSGDARLLHLFFSEEPQEIAEAKAICGPCVLRLVCLEGAQNRGEPWGVWGGHLFDRGRVIDRKRGRGRPRKDEALRTAEFEQDSEVA
- the sppA gene encoding signal peptide peptidase SppA → METSVARPRRNRGMVLLVVGLVLWVATLMAGVAILGISSVGPAYIESSWDEAHVSGRGEKIAMIDMTGEIVSGSGAFFAPSGGPEFGSDDYVGQLRQAAEDESVRAVIIRMDTPGGSVVASEEIHTAVREVAKDMPVIVLMDGVAASGGYYIATAATKIVAHADTITGSIGVIAEFPNVSGTAEKLGARMVVIKSGEFKDIGSPFRDMTTAEQRLLQGMVDEAYGHFVGVVSDGRGISPEKVRAFADGRVFSGSEAKRLGLVDEVGGYDDAVARAKALADVPEDADVEVVRYTWPPFGLGYMLGAKLSGLGRGSMLEQVRREFGMPARAGLGYLWLG
- a CDS encoding enoyl-CoA hydratase-related protein: MTVSIERRGGVTVITLNRPEVRNCIDAPTAVALAEGVTAFAADAAARVLVVTGAGPTAFCTGADLSSASQLLDHAWTDRAGPIGFARLDPGKPTIAAVNGCCFAGGMELAAWCDFRIASQNAEFGALNRRWGVPFIDGGTQRFPRIVGQANALYLIETGVRFDAAQALRMGFVQEVVADGAALERAVELAARIADYPQASLRADRAATIAAFHPVLDEGIAQEAVAGRATLLDPEMLAGLERFVSGDRPEPPRAR